NNNNNNNNNNNNNNNNNNNNNNNNNNNNNNNNNNNNNNNNNNNNNNNNNNNNNNNNNNNNNNNNNNNNNNNNNNNNNNNNNNNNNNNNNNNNNNNNNNNNNNNNNNNNNNNNNNNNNNNNNNNNNNNNNNNNNNNNNNNNNNNNNNNNNNNNNNNNNNNNNNNNNNNNNNNNNNNNNNNNNNNNNNNNNNNNNNNNNNNNNNNNNNNNNNNNNNNNNNNNNNNNNNNNNNNNNNNNNNNNNNNNNNNNNNNNNNNNNNNNNNNNNNNNNNNNNNNNNNNNNNNNNNNNNNNNNNNNNNNNNNNNNNNNNNNNNNNNNNNTATGCAAATCCGCATGAGTGNNNNNNNNNNNNNNNNNNNNNNNNNNNNNNNNNNNNNNNNNNNNNNNNNNNNNNNNNNNNNNNNNNNNNNNNNNNNNNNNNNNNNNNNNNNNNNNNNNNNNNNNNNNNNNNNNNNNNNNNNNNNNNNNNNNNNNNNNNNNNNNNNNNNNNNNNNNNNNNNNNNNNNNNNNNNNNNNNNNNNNNNNNNNNNNNNNNNNNNNNNNNNNNNNNNNNNNNNNNNNNNNNNNNNNNNNNNNNNNNNNNNNNNNNNNNNNNNNNNNNNNNNNNNNNNNNNNNNNNNNNNNNNNNNNNNNNNNNNNNNNNNNNNNNNNNNNNNNNNNNNNNNNNNNNNNNNNNNNNNNNNNNNNNNNNNNNNNNNNNNNNNNNNNNNNNNNNNNNNNNNNNNNNNNTNNNNNNNNNNNNNNNNNNNNNNNNNNNNNNNNNNNNNNNNNNNNNNNNNNNNNNNNNNNNNNNNCTTTCTGAGTAGGCTAAATGTATAAAACAACTCACGTTGCATGAACCTTCCTCCTCGCAGGCATCGCTCACTCGTGCTTGGAGAACACGTCATCGGGAAGGATTTTCACCTGTGTTGAATTCCTGTCGAGATGCAGCTTTAGTCCTCTATTCCATTGCTAGCAAAGACATAAATGTAATTGGATCAAAAAGGGAAATtggtcatataaaaaaaaataaatgtttgtgaTTATATAGATTAAAGTGTCGAGCGTCAGAGTTGCATGAACTTTGTTATATCGAGTTCAAGGCCGATAAACGTttccttgggggaagggggagggctttTTTAACATAGTTCCTCCGcctaaggagaaaaaaaaacactgataaagAAGGAATATTGCCGAGGGGGAGAGGTCACGGAAGGAGACAGTTGCCAAGACTCACAAGATTGGCCGTCAGTTCGTACTTGTAACTGCCGGTGGAAGGTTGTTATTACCATCGCTTCCCGGAGTATACTTTACAGGAGAtttagaggaaaggaaaagaggaataccAAACTAGGAAGTATTAAAGCACACAATTCATGAACATGCAAACTATGGAGAGATACGAGACTCACGTGTAATGCTTTTTTGAAACCAGtagaaaaatcattaaaataaggTGATCGTGAGAAAGCCGAAGTACATCACGtggcgaaaaaaaattaaatataatttttatttccaaacCGCGGGAAAtatcttactttttttcaaaCCGTGTACActattatatcatacattatactgCCTCCGACCACCACGCCAATGGCCCATAAACTAACCCGCTCGCTGCCGCTGCTGACTCTGCTCGGCGTCGCCCTCATCTACTACTGGTCGTCGCCTCCTTCAGATAACGTCAGCGTCCGCCTCCTCCAGGACGGGCAGCTCCTCGACCTCGACCTCTCCGACACCCAGATGCACGACATCCTGAAGAAGACGGAGAGCCTTCAACACATCACAGACCTGACCTCCTCCTCGCGACGTCCCCAACTCCAGAACGAGACCCGGAATGGCCTGGAGGATTTCGTGGTGATCAATAATAAGGTGTATGCCAGGGGCGACCCGCTCCCGAAGAAGAAGCTCAAGATCCCCGTTCTGAAGCCGACGACGGGGAGGTCGCTCAGGAGGATGGACTTCGCCAGGTtcaagggagaggtaagggagaggagacggagcttgtcattttctttctcttaaatcCTGTCGTNNNNNNNNNNNNNNNNNNNNNNNNNNNNNNNNNNNNNNNNNNNNNNNNNNNNNNNNNNNNNNNNNNNNNNNNNNNNNNNNNNNNNNNNNNNNNNNNNNNNNNNNNNNNNNNNNNNNNNNNNNNNNNNNNNNNNNNNNNNNNNNNNNNNNNNNNNNNNNNNNNNNNNNNNNNNNNNNNNNNNNNNNNNNNNNNNNNNNNNNNNNNNNNNNNNNNNNNNNNNNNNNNNNNNNNNNNNNNNNNNNNNNNNNNNNNNNNNNNNNNNNNNNNNNNNNNNNNNNNNNNNNNNNNNNNNNNNNNNNNNNNNNNNNNNNNNNNNNNNNNNNNNNNNNNNNNNNNNNNNNNNNNNNNNNNNNNNNNNNNNNNNNNNNNNNNNNNNNNNNNNNNNNNNNNNNNNNNNNNNNNNNNNNNNNNNNNNNNNNNNNNNNNNNNNNNNNNNNNNNNNNNNNNNNNNNNNNNNNNNNNNNNNNNNNNNNNNNNNNNNNNNNNNNNNNNNNNNNNNNNNNNNNNNNNNNNNNNNNNNNNNNNNNNNNNNNNNNNNNNNNNNNNNNNNNNNNNNNNNNNNNNNNNNNNNNNNNNNNNNNNNNNNNNNNNNNNNNNNNNNNNNNNTGATTCCTTTCACCTTCCTTCCCTATTATTATTACGTCCCACACCTTTAACAATCAGTATNNNNNNNNNNNNNNNNNNNNNNNNNNNNNNNNNNNNNNNNNNNNNNNNNNNNNNNNNTCGTCCCATATAATCCCTAATCCCTTCTGCAGGAGAGGAAGTTCATGGAAGGGCGTCGCAAAGAATTCCTGGACAGGGCATCGCGTCT
This window of the Penaeus monodon isolate SGIC_2016 chromosome 31, NSTDA_Pmon_1, whole genome shotgun sequence genome carries:
- the LOC119592920 gene encoding uncharacterized protein LOC119592920; translation: MAHKLTRSLPLLTLLGVALIYYWSSPPSDNVSVRLLQDGQLLDLDLSDTQMHDILKKTESLQHITDLTSSSRRPQLQNETRNGLEDFVVINNKVYARGDPLPKKKLKIPVLKPTTGRSLRRMDFARFKGEERKFMEGRRKEFLDRASRLSSMCKARSKLIASKPVTLIWDLKHQPGVVWCPSHQTTTSSTLLKSLRPPRANEDQARTSEADLPLPDRRRQNDSVFSTPTLLQTTKTT